The Flaviramulus sp. BrNp1-15 genome has a window encoding:
- a CDS encoding hybrid sensor histidine kinase/response regulator transcription factor codes for MLKNKIHLLYFFFVGTLFCFSQSQTTFKKINQSTGLSNGRITSIVKEKDGFIWIGTKNGLNRYDGLQVKVYNKKNSNLGSNDISDLFIDSKNRLWITTLGGGVNYYNPLNDTFRVFKNNPNDSKSLLSNHVNTVIEDSKGGIWFGTEKGLCKFNTDTNQFISYTEQPTENQSTNSNSITCIYEDKNGNLWVGTFGNGLFLFDATEGKFNQIIPKETQISAFINAISELNPDKILIGTSGSGLLLVDISTFKFSNFFKEDLSFKQDINIVRSIKKDSRDNLWIGTDGNGVFEIEYPNAKSPIIHNYLYNSQLESSLSGNAIYEIMDDNDSNIWIGTAWNGISILDKKNTNEILFSDIIGVNPTPVLSIYKNKKNLYLGLDGDGLTVYNQQLDKVKYYNEKSKNTSIKAKFIQKITESKSGDIWLGTFANGLIKFNESSNTFKQYKHEFENEKSISYDDVRDIVEDENNNLWVATWGGGLNYFNPKKDEFYSYRNSTNETNTVNNDNLIAIEKDGENLWIATFGGGVNLFNTKTKRFTYFTHSESDSTSISGNNVFSLLKDFKGYLWIGTSGEGINRMNLKTKEIERFENNDNIRYLTITGIIEDNDGNIWFSTKQGIINYTYQTNTFNTFANLSGEFHINSIFKDDNGLLYFGGINGVVKVNPKTVTIENNQPTVKLTNFKLFNKEIKAEEKGVLNNNIAFEEDITLKHNQDVLTFEFSALQFPFSSNCEYAIKMENFDEDWRNIGKDRTATYTNLSPGDYTFKVKSKELGSTWGDDYTSVNIHILKPFWLKWWAFVLYGIILLTLFYLFRKYTIAWERMKANLEFEKLTHEKDTELYNLKQQFFTNISHEIRTPVTLILSSINRLFDKGELLERKQIKAAHTVRKNSNLLLQLVNELLDIRKFETNEINLKPSKNELVSYCKEIFLSFSEIASDRNIDYTFVSEKPNIDLWFDKNQLEKVIYNLLTNAFKFTKNGGEIQFKIEHKADAVYLIVKDSGVGMSENQISKIFKRFYQAGNKDTNEESGFGLGLSISKEIIELHKGSISVESEKGKGSTFRVKLLNGKEHFSDNVIDNINDLAEEEIQVITNAEKLKLTKEAKKETILIVEDNVDIQGFLKDILSDNFEILQAFNGAEGLKIATSKFPDLIISDVMMPIMDGIEFAKKLKLNTNTSHIPIIILTARTSIKNKMEGFETGADEYVTKPFNEELLKTRINNLLNSRKLLREKFRNENMLTPKELAISSTDQLFLDKLYKAIEANLETNNLKAEDISKEIGMSHSVMYKKIKALTGLSYVEFIREYRLAIARQLIEDLGYSVSDACFKVGYSDRKYFSKLFKQKFNKNPSEFLSKK; via the coding sequence ATGTTGAAAAACAAAATTCATTTACTGTACTTTTTTTTTGTTGGAACTTTATTTTGTTTCTCGCAATCTCAAACTACGTTTAAAAAAATCAACCAATCAACAGGACTTTCAAACGGAAGAATTACAAGCATAGTTAAAGAAAAAGATGGATTTATATGGATTGGCACAAAAAATGGACTCAATAGATATGATGGCCTACAAGTAAAGGTTTACAATAAAAAAAATAGTAACCTGGGATCAAATGATATTTCAGATTTATTTATTGATAGTAAAAATAGACTTTGGATCACAACACTAGGTGGCGGTGTAAATTATTACAACCCATTAAATGATACGTTTCGAGTATTTAAAAATAATCCAAACGATTCAAAATCATTACTCTCAAACCATGTAAATACAGTTATTGAAGATTCTAAAGGTGGAATTTGGTTTGGAACAGAAAAGGGGTTGTGTAAGTTTAATACAGATACAAATCAGTTCATTTCGTATACGGAACAGCCAACTGAAAATCAATCAACAAACAGTAATAGTATTACTTGTATCTATGAAGACAAAAACGGTAATTTATGGGTGGGTACCTTTGGAAATGGTTTGTTTCTATTTGATGCTACAGAAGGAAAGTTTAATCAAATAATCCCAAAAGAAACGCAAATTTCAGCCTTTATAAATGCTATTTCAGAATTAAATCCCGATAAAATTTTAATAGGAACAAGTGGTAGTGGGTTGCTTTTAGTAGATATTAGCACATTTAAATTTTCAAATTTCTTTAAAGAAGATTTGTCGTTTAAACAAGATATTAACATTGTTCGCTCTATAAAAAAAGACAGTAGAGACAATTTATGGATAGGAACAGATGGTAATGGCGTTTTTGAGATTGAGTATCCAAATGCTAAAAGTCCTATAATTCATAATTATTTATATAATTCGCAGTTAGAATCATCTTTATCAGGAAATGCCATTTACGAGATTATGGACGATAATGATTCCAATATCTGGATTGGAACTGCCTGGAATGGTATTAGCATTCTTGATAAAAAAAACACTAACGAAATTTTATTTAGCGATATTATTGGGGTAAACCCAACACCAGTTTTATCAATTTATAAAAACAAGAAAAACCTTTATTTGGGGTTGGACGGAGATGGTTTGACAGTATACAATCAGCAGTTGGATAAAGTTAAATACTATAATGAGAAAAGTAAAAATACTTCAATCAAGGCTAAGTTTATTCAAAAAATAACAGAGTCAAAAAGTGGCGATATTTGGTTAGGTACTTTTGCAAACGGGTTGATAAAATTTAATGAATCTTCAAATACATTCAAACAATACAAGCATGAGTTCGAAAATGAAAAATCTATTAGTTATGATGATGTAAGAGACATTGTTGAAGATGAAAATAATAATCTATGGGTTGCAACTTGGGGTGGAGGTCTTAATTATTTTAACCCCAAAAAAGACGAGTTTTATAGTTACAGAAATAGTACTAATGAAACCAATACGGTTAATAATGATAATTTAATTGCTATTGAGAAAGATGGTGAAAACCTTTGGATTGCAACATTTGGTGGTGGTGTAAATCTATTTAACACTAAAACTAAAAGATTTACTTACTTCACACATAGTGAATCAGATTCTACTTCAATTAGTGGTAATAATGTGTTTTCATTACTAAAAGACTTTAAAGGGTATTTATGGATTGGTACTTCTGGAGAAGGCATTAATAGAATGAATTTAAAAACCAAAGAAATTGAACGTTTTGAAAACAACGATAACATAAGGTATTTAACCATTACCGGAATAATTGAAGATAATGATGGTAATATATGGTTTAGCACAAAACAAGGTATAATTAACTACACATACCAAACAAATACTTTTAATACGTTTGCAAACCTCTCTGGCGAATTTCATATTAATTCAATTTTCAAAGATGATAATGGGTTACTTTATTTTGGAGGTATTAATGGGGTTGTTAAAGTAAATCCTAAAACAGTTACTATTGAAAACAATCAACCTACAGTTAAGCTAACCAATTTTAAATTATTCAATAAAGAAATTAAAGCTGAAGAAAAAGGTGTTTTAAACAATAATATAGCTTTTGAGGAAGATATAACACTTAAACACAATCAAGATGTTTTAACATTTGAATTTTCTGCGTTGCAATTTCCATTTTCTAGTAATTGTGAATATGCTATTAAAATGGAAAATTTTGATGAAGATTGGAGAAACATTGGAAAAGACAGAACAGCAACATATACCAATTTGTCACCTGGCGATTATACCTTCAAGGTAAAAAGTAAAGAGTTAGGAAGCACCTGGGGAGACGATTATACATCTGTAAATATTCATATTCTGAAACCTTTCTGGTTAAAATGGTGGGCATTTGTTTTGTATGGTATCATTCTTCTAACCTTATTTTATTTGTTTAGAAAATATACTATTGCTTGGGAGCGCATGAAGGCCAATTTAGAATTCGAAAAACTCACCCACGAAAAGGATACAGAACTATATAATTTAAAACAGCAGTTTTTTACCAACATTTCACACGAAATTAGAACTCCGGTAACCTTAATACTAAGTTCAATTAACAGATTGTTTGACAAAGGAGAGCTGCTAGAGCGTAAACAAATTAAAGCAGCACATACGGTTAGGAAAAACAGTAATTTATTGCTTCAACTAGTAAATGAATTACTAGATATAAGAAAATTTGAAACTAATGAAATCAATTTAAAACCCAGTAAAAATGAACTAGTTTCTTATTGTAAGGAAATATTTTTGTCGTTTTCAGAAATAGCTTCAGATAGAAATATTGATTACACTTTTGTTTCAGAAAAACCTAATATAGATTTATGGTTTGATAAAAATCAATTAGAAAAAGTTATTTATAATTTACTAACCAATGCCTTTAAGTTTACTAAAAACGGAGGAGAAATTCAGTTTAAAATAGAACATAAGGCAGATGCTGTTTATTTAATAGTTAAGGATTCTGGTGTTGGTATGTCTGAGAATCAAATATCAAAAATCTTTAAACGATTTTATCAAGCAGGAAATAAAGATACCAATGAAGAGTCTGGTTTTGGTTTAGGTTTGTCTATATCAAAAGAAATTATAGAATTGCATAAAGGCAGTATTTCTGTTGAAAGCGAGAAGGGTAAAGGGAGTACTTTTAGAGTGAAATTATTAAATGGAAAAGAGCATTTCTCCGATAATGTAATAGATAATATTAATGATCTAGCTGAAGAGGAAATTCAAGTAATTACCAATGCAGAAAAACTCAAATTAACCAAGGAAGCAAAAAAGGAAACCATTCTAATAGTTGAAGATAATGTAGATATTCAGGGTTTTTTAAAAGATATTTTATCTGATAATTTTGAAATACTTCAAGCATTTAATGGAGCAGAAGGATTAAAAATAGCAACAAGTAAATTTCCAGATTTAATAATAAGCGATGTTATGATGCCAATTATGGATGGTATTGAATTTGCTAAAAAATTAAAATTGAACACCAATACTAGTCATATTCCAATTATAATTTTAACAGCTAGAACCTCAATAAAAAATAAAATGGAAGGCTTTGAAACTGGAGCAGATGAATATGTTACAAAACCATTCAATGAGGAGTTATTAAAAACAAGAATCAATAACTTGCTAAATAGCAGAAAATTACTTCGCGAAAAATTTAGAAATGAAAATATGCTAACACCAAAAGAGTTAGCAATAAGTTCTACAGACCAGTTGTTTTTAGATAAACTTTATAAAGCTATTGAAGCTAATTTAGAAACAAATAATTTAAAGGCTGAAGACATTTCGAAAGAAATAGGTATGAGCCACTCTGTAATGTACAAAAAGATTAAAGCATTAACCGGACTTTCTTATGTTGAGTTTATTAGAGAATATAGGTTAGCAATAGCAAGACAATTAATTGAAGATTTAGGTTACTCGGTTTCTGATGCCTGTTTTAAAGTGGGTTATTCAGATAGAAAATACTTTAGTAAACTCTTTAAACAGAAGTTTAATAAGAATCCTTCAGAATTTTTATCCAAAAAATAA